A single genomic interval of Sinorhizobium garamanticum harbors:
- the sucC gene encoding ADP-forming succinate--CoA ligase subunit beta: MNIHEYQAKALLKSYGAPVAEGVAIFSADEAEAAAKKLPGPLYVVKSQIHAGGRGKGKFKELGPDAKGGVRLAKSVDEVVANAKEMLGNTLVTKQTGPAGKQVNRLYIEDGADIDRELYLSILVDRSVGQVAFVVSTEGGMDIEAVAEHTPEKIVTVAIDPDKGVTAENLKTLADALKLEGEARADAEKLFPILYKAFVEKDMSLLEVNPLIVMKNGRMRVLDAKVSFDGNALFRHEDVVALRDTTEEDEKEIEASKHDLAYVALDGNIGCMVNGAGLAMATMDIIKLYGAEPANFLDVGGGASKEKVTHAFKIITADPAVKGILVNIFGGIMKCDVIAEGVLAAVKEVGLKVPLVVRLEGTNVELGKKIINESGLNVISADDLDDAAQKIVAAVKGA; the protein is encoded by the coding sequence ATGAACATTCATGAATATCAGGCCAAGGCTCTCTTGAAGAGCTATGGCGCGCCGGTCGCCGAAGGCGTCGCGATCTTCTCCGCCGACGAAGCGGAAGCTGCTGCTAAGAAGCTGCCGGGACCGCTCTACGTGGTGAAGAGCCAAATCCACGCTGGTGGTCGCGGCAAGGGCAAGTTCAAGGAACTCGGCCCCGACGCCAAGGGTGGCGTGCGGCTCGCGAAGTCCGTAGACGAGGTCGTCGCCAATGCCAAGGAGATGCTTGGCAACACGCTGGTGACCAAGCAGACCGGTCCGGCCGGCAAGCAGGTCAACCGCCTCTATATCGAGGACGGCGCCGACATCGACCGCGAACTCTATCTTTCGATCCTCGTCGATCGCTCGGTCGGCCAGGTTGCCTTCGTGGTTTCGACCGAGGGCGGCATGGACATCGAGGCGGTTGCCGAGCACACGCCGGAGAAGATCGTCACCGTGGCGATCGATCCGGACAAGGGCGTCACTGCGGAAAACCTGAAGACGCTCGCCGACGCGCTGAAGCTTGAGGGCGAGGCACGGGCCGATGCTGAAAAGCTCTTCCCGATCCTCTACAAGGCCTTCGTCGAGAAGGACATGAGCCTGCTCGAGGTCAACCCGCTGATCGTCATGAAGAACGGCCGCATGCGCGTGCTGGACGCCAAGGTCTCCTTCGACGGCAACGCGCTCTTCCGCCACGAGGACGTCGTCGCTCTGCGCGACACCACGGAAGAGGACGAGAAGGAAATCGAAGCCTCCAAGCACGACCTCGCCTATGTCGCGCTCGACGGCAACATCGGCTGCATGGTCAACGGCGCCGGTCTTGCCATGGCGACTATGGACATCATCAAGCTCTATGGCGCCGAACCCGCGAACTTCCTCGATGTCGGCGGTGGCGCTTCGAAGGAGAAGGTGACACATGCCTTCAAGATCATCACTGCCGATCCGGCCGTGAAGGGCATTCTCGTCAACATCTTCGGCGGCATCATGAAGTGCGACGTCATCGCCGAAGGCGTGCTCGCCGCCGTCAAGGAAGTGGGTCTCAAGGTGCCGCTCGTCGTCCGCCTCGAAGGCACGAATGTCGAACTTGGCAAGAAGATCATCAATGAATCGGGCCTCAACGTCATCTCCGCCGATGATCTGGACGATGCCGCCCAGAAGATCGTTGCAGCCGTGAAGGGAGCCTGA
- the sucD gene encoding succinate--CoA ligase subunit alpha produces MSILINKDTKVLVQGLTGKTGTFHTEQALAYNGTKMVGGIHPKKGGETWTGAKGEQLPIFASVAEGRDATGANASVIYVPPAGAAAAIIEAIDAEIPLIVCITEGIPVADMVKVKARLERSSSRLIGPNCPGVLTPNECKIGIMPGNIFRKGSVGVLSRSGTLTYEAVFQTTNEGLGQTTAVGIGGDPVKGTEFIDVLEMFLADDETKSIIMIGEIGGSAEEDAAQFLKDEAKRGRKKPMVGFIAGRTAPPGRTMGHAGAVISGGKGGAEDKIAAMESAGIRVSPSPARLGKTLVEVLKG; encoded by the coding sequence ATGTCCATCCTGATCAACAAAGACACCAAGGTCCTGGTTCAGGGCCTGACCGGCAAGACCGGTACCTTCCACACCGAGCAGGCGCTCGCCTATAACGGCACGAAGATGGTCGGCGGTATCCACCCGAAGAAGGGTGGCGAGACCTGGACCGGCGCCAAGGGCGAGCAACTCCCGATCTTCGCGTCTGTTGCCGAAGGCCGTGACGCGACCGGCGCCAATGCATCGGTCATCTATGTTCCGCCGGCGGGCGCTGCCGCCGCGATCATCGAAGCGATCGACGCGGAAATTCCGCTGATCGTCTGCATCACCGAAGGCATCCCGGTCGCCGACATGGTGAAGGTCAAGGCGCGCCTGGAGAGGTCCTCCTCGCGTCTCATCGGCCCCAACTGCCCGGGCGTGCTCACCCCGAACGAATGCAAGATCGGCATCATGCCGGGCAACATCTTCCGCAAGGGCTCGGTAGGCGTGCTGTCGCGCTCCGGTACGCTCACCTACGAGGCCGTCTTCCAGACCACCAACGAAGGCCTCGGCCAGACGACCGCCGTCGGCATCGGCGGCGACCCGGTCAAGGGTACCGAGTTCATCGACGTCTTGGAAATGTTCCTCGCCGACGACGAGACCAAGTCGATCATCATGATCGGTGAAATCGGCGGTTCGGCCGAAGAGGACGCGGCGCAGTTCCTGAAGGACGAAGCCAAGCGCGGCCGCAAGAAGCCGATGGTCGGCTTCATCGCCGGCCGTACGGCCCCTCCCGGCCGCACCATGGGCCATGCCGGCGCGGTCATCTCCGGCGGCAAGGGCGGCGCGGAAGACAAGATCGCGGCGATGGAATCGGCCGGTATTCGCGTCTCGCCGTCGCCGGCACGCCTCGGCAAGACGTTGGTCGAGGTCCTGAAGGGCTGA
- a CDS encoding 2-oxoglutarate dehydrogenase E1 component: MTRQEANEQFQLTSFLDGANAAYIEQLYARYEADPSSVSSEWQSFFKALADRPEDVVKAAKGASWKKSNWPIAANGELVSALDGDWGVVEKVIEKKVKAKVEEAAAVTGVPVSEAEVHQSTRDSVRAIMMIRAYRMRGHLHAKLDPLGLADPVEDYEELSPKTYGFEEKDLDRKIFIDNVLGLEYATVREMVEILERTYCSTMGVEFMHMSNPEEKAWIQARIEGPDKGVEFTPEGKRAILQKLIESEGFEQFIDVKYKGTKRFGLDGGESLIPALEQIIKRGGQEGLKEIVLGMAHRGRLNVLSQVMAKPHRAIFHEFKGGSYAPDDVEGSGDVKYHLGASSDREFDGNKVHLSLTANPSHLEIVNPVVMGKARAKQDQMATVFEGDIIPLRERVKVMPLLLHGDAAFAGQGVIAEILGLSGLRGHRVAGTVHFIINNQIGFTTNPAFSRSSPYPSDVAKMIEAPIFHVNGDDPEAVVYAAKVATEFRMKFHKPVVVDMFCYRRFGHNEGDEPAFTQPRMYKAIRAHKTVVQLYSERLIAEGLMTEGEVEKMKADWRAHLEQEFEAGQSYKPNKADWLDGAWSGLRTADNQDEQRRGKTSVPMKQLKEVGRKISEIPAGFNAHRTIQRFMENRASMVQTGEGIDWAMAEALAFGTLVTEGTKIRLSGQDCERGTFSQRHSVLYDQQTEERYIPLANLSPTQARYEVINSMLSEEAVLGFEYGYSLARPNALTLWEAQFGDFANGAQVVFDQFISSGERKWLRMSGLVCLLPHGYEGQGPEHSSARLERFLQLCAEDNMQVANVTTPANYFHILRRQVKRDFRKPLILMTPKSLLRHKRAVSSLSEMAGESSFHRLLWDDAEVIKDGPIKLQKDSKIRRVVMCSGKVYYDLLEEREKRGVDDIYLLRVEQLYPFPAKALINELSRFRNAEMVWCQEEPKNMGAWSFIDPYLEWVLAHIDAKYQRVRYTGRPAAASPATGLMSKHMAQLAAFLEDALGG; encoded by the coding sequence ATGACAAGGCAAGAGGCCAACGAGCAATTCCAGCTCACATCGTTTCTGGATGGCGCCAATGCTGCTTATATCGAGCAGCTCTATGCGCGTTACGAAGCGGATCCGTCCTCCGTTTCGTCCGAATGGCAATCCTTCTTCAAGGCGCTCGCCGACCGGCCGGAAGACGTTGTGAAGGCCGCCAAGGGCGCCTCCTGGAAAAAAAGCAACTGGCCGATCGCCGCCAATGGCGAACTCGTGTCCGCGCTCGACGGCGACTGGGGCGTCGTTGAGAAAGTTATCGAAAAGAAGGTCAAGGCCAAGGTCGAGGAAGCTGCTGCCGTCACCGGTGTCCCGGTCAGCGAGGCGGAGGTTCATCAGTCGACGCGCGATTCCGTCCGCGCCATCATGATGATCCGCGCCTACCGCATGCGCGGCCACCTGCACGCCAAGCTCGATCCGCTCGGCCTTGCCGACCCGGTCGAGGACTACGAAGAGCTCTCGCCAAAGACCTACGGCTTCGAAGAGAAGGACCTCGACCGCAAGATCTTCATCGACAACGTGCTCGGCCTCGAATACGCGACCGTGCGCGAAATGGTCGAAATCCTCGAGCGGACCTACTGTTCGACGATGGGCGTCGAATTCATGCATATGTCCAACCCCGAGGAGAAGGCCTGGATCCAGGCCCGTATCGAAGGTCCGGACAAGGGCGTCGAATTCACGCCCGAGGGCAAGAGGGCGATCCTGCAGAAGCTTATCGAGTCCGAAGGCTTCGAGCAGTTCATCGATGTCAAGTACAAGGGCACGAAGCGTTTCGGCCTCGACGGCGGCGAGTCGCTGATCCCGGCGCTGGAGCAGATCATCAAGCGCGGCGGTCAGGAAGGCCTCAAGGAAATCGTGCTCGGCATGGCCCACCGCGGCCGCCTCAACGTTCTTTCCCAGGTGATGGCCAAGCCGCATCGCGCCATCTTCCACGAGTTCAAGGGCGGCTCCTATGCGCCCGATGACGTGGAAGGTTCTGGCGACGTCAAATATCACCTCGGCGCTTCCTCCGACCGCGAATTCGACGGCAACAAGGTGCACCTGTCGCTGACGGCGAACCCGTCGCATCTCGAGATCGTCAACCCGGTCGTCATGGGCAAGGCACGCGCCAAGCAGGACCAGATGGCGACGGTGTTCGAGGGCGACATCATTCCGCTGCGCGAACGCGTAAAGGTTATGCCGCTCCTGCTGCATGGCGACGCTGCCTTCGCCGGCCAGGGCGTCATCGCAGAAATCCTGGGCCTCTCTGGCCTGCGCGGCCACCGCGTCGCCGGTACCGTGCACTTCATCATCAACAACCAGATCGGCTTCACCACGAACCCGGCCTTCTCGCGCTCCTCGCCCTATCCGTCGGACGTGGCGAAGATGATCGAAGCGCCGATCTTCCACGTGAACGGCGATGACCCGGAAGCCGTCGTCTACGCGGCCAAGGTCGCGACCGAATTCCGGATGAAGTTCCACAAGCCGGTCGTCGTCGACATGTTCTGCTACCGCCGCTTCGGCCACAACGAGGGCGACGAGCCGGCATTCACGCAGCCGAGGATGTACAAGGCCATCCGCGCCCATAAGACGGTCGTCCAGCTCTATTCGGAACGGCTGATCGCCGAAGGTCTCATGACCGAGGGCGAGGTCGAGAAGATGAAGGCGGACTGGCGCGCCCATCTCGAGCAGGAGTTCGAGGCCGGCCAGTCCTACAAGCCGAACAAGGCCGATTGGCTCGATGGAGCCTGGTCGGGCCTGCGCACGGCCGACAACCAGGATGAGCAGCGCCGCGGCAAGACCTCGGTACCGATGAAGCAGCTGAAGGAAGTCGGCCGCAAGATTTCCGAGATCCCGGCTGGCTTCAACGCCCACCGCACGATCCAGCGTTTCATGGAAAACCGTGCCAGCATGGTGCAGACCGGTGAGGGCATCGACTGGGCAATGGCGGAAGCGCTCGCCTTCGGCACGCTTGTCACCGAGGGCACGAAGATCCGCCTCTCGGGCCAGGACTGCGAGCGCGGCACGTTCTCGCAGCGTCACTCGGTTCTTTATGACCAGCAGACGGAGGAGCGCTACATTCCGCTCGCCAACCTGTCGCCGACCCAGGCTCGCTACGAGGTCATCAACTCGATGCTCTCGGAAGAGGCGGTGCTCGGCTTCGAATATGGCTATTCGCTTGCCCGTCCGAACGCACTGACGCTGTGGGAAGCCCAGTTCGGCGACTTCGCCAACGGTGCTCAGGTGGTCTTCGACCAGTTCATCTCGTCCGGCGAACGCAAGTGGCTGCGCATGTCCGGCCTCGTCTGCCTGCTGCCGCACGGCTATGAAGGCCAGGGGCCGGAGCACTCCTCCGCGCGCCTGGAACGCTTCCTGCAGCTCTGCGCGGAAGACAACATGCAGGTCGCCAACGTCACCACGCCGGCCAACTACTTCCACATCCTGCGCCGCCAGGTGAAGCGCGATTTCCGCAAGCCGCTGATCCTGATGACGCCGAAGTCGCTGCTCCGGCACAAGCGGGCGGTCTCCAGCCTCTCCGAAATGGCGGGCGAGAGTTCCTTCCACCGGCTGCTCTGGGACGATGCGGAGGTCATCAAGGACGGCCCGATCAAACTGCAGAAGGATTCGAAGATCCGTCGCGTCGTGATGTGCTCGGGCAAGGTCTATTACGACCTGCTCGAGGAGCGCGAGAAGCGCGGTGTCGACGACATTTACCTGCTGCGCGTCGAGCAGCTCTATCCGTTCCCGGCCAAGGCTCTGATCAACGAACTCAGCCGCTTCCGCAATGCGGAAATGGTCTGGTGCCAGGAAGAGCCGAAGAACATGGGCGCCTGGTCGTTCATCGATCCCTATCTCGAATGGGTGCTCGCCCATATCGACGCCAAGTATCAGCGGGTGCGCTACACCGGCCGTCCGGCCGCCGCTTCGCCGGCAACCGGCCTGATGTCTAAGCACATGGCGCAACTTGCCGCCTTCCTCGAGGACGCGCTGGGGGGCTGA
- the odhB gene encoding 2-oxoglutarate dehydrogenase complex dihydrolipoyllysine-residue succinyltransferase — protein MATEIRVPTLGESVSEATVGTWFKKVGDAIKADEPILELETDKVTIEVPAPAAGTLSEIVAQAGETVGLGALLGQIAEGAGAAAAAPAPAEKKPEPAAAAPAPQPAAAPAQQAPTSMPPAPAAAKLIAENNLAADQIDGSGKRGQVLKGDVIAALAKGVSAPAAEPAKVQARAPAPAEDAVREERVKMTRLRQTIAKRLKDAQNTAAMLTTYNEVDMSAVMSLRNKYKDIFEKKHGVKLGFMGFFTKAVTHALKELPAVNAEIDGTDVIYKNFCHIGVAVGTDKGLVVPVVRDADQMSIAEIEKEIGRLGKAARDGALSMADMQGGTFTISNGGVYGSLMSSPILNAPQSGILGMHKIQDRPVAIGGQVVIRPMMYLALSYDHRIVDGKEAVTFLVRVKESLEDPERLVLDL, from the coding sequence ATGGCAACAGAAATCCGCGTTCCCACTCTCGGCGAATCCGTCAGCGAAGCGACCGTCGGCACCTGGTTCAAGAAGGTCGGCGATGCGATCAAGGCTGACGAACCGATCCTCGAACTCGAGACCGACAAGGTAACGATCGAAGTGCCGGCACCGGCAGCCGGCACGCTCTCCGAAATCGTAGCGCAGGCGGGCGAGACCGTCGGCCTCGGCGCGTTGCTCGGCCAGATCGCCGAAGGCGCCGGTGCCGCCGCTGCTGCTCCGGCTCCGGCCGAGAAAAAGCCTGAACCCGCGGCTGCCGCTCCGGCCCCGCAGCCAGCCGCCGCGCCAGCGCAGCAGGCGCCGACGTCGATGCCGCCGGCTCCGGCTGCCGCCAAGCTTATCGCGGAAAACAATCTCGCCGCCGACCAGATCGACGGCTCTGGCAAGCGTGGCCAGGTGCTGAAGGGTGACGTGATCGCCGCTCTCGCCAAGGGCGTTTCGGCCCCTGCCGCCGAACCGGCGAAAGTCCAGGCGCGTGCGCCGGCGCCGGCCGAGGATGCCGTCCGCGAAGAACGGGTCAAGATGACACGGCTGCGCCAGACGATCGCCAAGCGCCTCAAGGACGCACAGAACACGGCCGCGATGCTCACCACCTACAACGAGGTGGACATGAGCGCGGTGATGAGCCTGCGCAACAAGTACAAGGACATCTTTGAGAAGAAGCACGGCGTCAAGCTCGGCTTCATGGGCTTCTTTACCAAGGCTGTCACGCATGCGCTGAAGGAATTGCCGGCGGTCAACGCCGAGATCGACGGCACCGACGTCATTTACAAGAACTTCTGCCACATCGGCGTCGCTGTCGGTACCGACAAGGGCCTTGTCGTGCCGGTCGTTCGCGATGCCGACCAGATGTCGATCGCCGAGATCGAGAAGGAAATCGGCCGCCTCGGCAAGGCCGCTCGCGATGGCGCGCTGTCGATGGCCGACATGCAGGGCGGCACCTTCACGATCTCCAACGGCGGTGTCTACGGCTCGCTGATGTCTTCGCCGATCCTCAACGCGCCGCAGTCCGGCATTCTCGGCATGCACAAGATCCAGGACCGCCCGGTTGCGATCGGCGGACAGGTCGTCATCCGCCCGATGATGTATCTCGCTCTCTCCTACGATCACCGTATCGTCGACGGTAAGGAAGCGGTCACCTTCCTGGTGCGCGTCAAGGAGAGCCTTGAAGATCCGGAACGCCTGGTGCTCGATCTCTAA
- a CDS encoding MAPEG family protein, with protein MSLELSYLLWSALLAFVYMMAQAGAYRLQNGLVEADPNRDVQPPPDVFTARATRALRNFHETYPIFIVLVVVAEFTGRGGPLTGWGAAIWFWARAAYLPIYVGGLGLVRSAVWGVSAIGLALMFAGIAI; from the coding sequence ATGTCGTTGGAACTGAGCTACCTCCTGTGGAGCGCCCTGCTCGCCTTCGTCTACATGATGGCGCAGGCGGGCGCCTATCGCCTGCAGAACGGCCTCGTCGAGGCGGATCCCAACCGGGACGTTCAGCCGCCGCCGGATGTTTTTACGGCACGCGCGACGCGGGCGCTCCGCAATTTCCACGAGACCTATCCGATCTTCATCGTACTCGTCGTCGTGGCGGAGTTCACCGGACGCGGCGGACCGCTGACCGGCTGGGGAGCGGCGATCTGGTTCTGGGCGAGGGCGGCTTACCTGCCGATCTATGTCGGTGGTCTGGGTCTGGTTCGCTCGGCAGTGTGGGGTGTGTCCGCTATCGGACTTGCCCTGATGTTTGCAGGCATCGCGATCTAG
- a CDS encoding VOC family protein → MASAPNIPPIQAHICVKDGLAAIAFYEKAFGAVNTFHQMAEDGKRVMHANLALFGGEIMLHDEFPEYEMSISSPKTAGGASVAININLAKPEDVDQAYARAIAAGASTVMEPQDTFWQARYARIQDPFGHIWALNAPVAKS, encoded by the coding sequence ATGGCATCCGCACCGAATATTCCACCTATCCAGGCTCATATCTGCGTCAAGGACGGCCTTGCCGCCATCGCCTTTTACGAAAAGGCATTCGGCGCCGTTAACACGTTTCACCAGATGGCCGAGGACGGCAAACGCGTCATGCACGCCAATCTCGCCCTCTTCGGGGGCGAGATCATGCTGCATGACGAGTTTCCGGAATACGAGATGAGCATCAGTTCGCCCAAGACGGCAGGTGGCGCGAGCGTTGCGATCAACATCAATCTGGCGAAACCGGAAGATGTCGACCAGGCCTATGCCAGGGCGATCGCCGCCGGGGCATCGACAGTGATGGAGCCGCAGGATACGTTCTGGCAAGCACGCTATGCGCGCATCCAGGATCCATTCGGCCACATCTGGGCCCTCAACGCACCGGTCGCAAAATCATGA
- a CDS encoding LysE family translocator, protein MSHYLIELASLMAIFSFAIVSPGADLAMVIRQSLVHGRRQAIITSFGIGTSLMFHVTYTILGLGLIISQSIYLFNIVKWCGVAYLVYIGIKALRAGQTEIAVDAGEVRAGREQSAAKAFGLGFAANALNPKAVFFFLSIFSTVVSAHTPMMVKFGYGLVMASCLILWFIGVSLFMTTPRMRAAFTRASKWIDRASGVVFIGLGLKLATEKAA, encoded by the coding sequence ATGAGCCACTATCTGATCGAACTCGCATCGCTGATGGCGATCTTCTCGTTCGCCATCGTCTCGCCCGGTGCCGACCTCGCCATGGTGATACGGCAGTCGCTGGTGCATGGGCGCCGTCAGGCCATCATCACATCCTTCGGCATCGGCACGTCGCTGATGTTTCACGTTACCTACACCATTCTCGGCCTGGGGCTGATCATTTCCCAGTCGATCTATCTGTTCAACATCGTCAAGTGGTGCGGCGTCGCCTACCTCGTCTATATCGGCATCAAGGCGCTGCGCGCCGGCCAGACGGAGATTGCGGTCGATGCGGGAGAGGTAAGGGCGGGCAGAGAGCAGTCGGCGGCAAAGGCCTTTGGCCTCGGCTTTGCCGCCAATGCGCTCAACCCGAAGGCGGTGTTCTTTTTCCTGTCGATCTTCTCGACGGTCGTCAGCGCCCATACGCCGATGATGGTCAAGTTCGGCTATGGCCTCGTCATGGCAAGCTGCCTGATCCTCTGGTTCATCGGCGTCAGCCTGTTCATGACGACGCCGCGCATGCGGGCTGCCTTCACCCGGGCGAGCAAGTGGATCGACCGGGCAAGCGGCGTGGTCTTCATCGGGCTCGGGCTGAAGTTAGCGACCGAGAAGGCTGCCTGA
- a CDS encoding SDR family oxidoreductase produces the protein MSHGRVLLVTGGSRGIGAAACIAAASEGWRVAINYASNRQAAEEVVRAVEAAGSAAIAVEGDVGSEAGVKAIFSVVDSAFGRLDGLVNNAGIVGPPQRIDEISPERLDRMFRVNVTGSIRCAAEAVLRMSTRHGGRGGSIVNLSSIAAVLGAPGQYVDYAAAKGAIDTFTVGLAREVAAEGIRVNAVRPGIIDTDIHASGGLPDRARDMAPSIPVQRPGTAGEVADAILYLLSDKATYVTGAILNVSGGR, from the coding sequence ATGAGCCACGGGCGCGTCCTTCTCGTCACGGGCGGCAGCCGCGGAATAGGTGCCGCCGCCTGCATCGCAGCGGCAAGCGAAGGCTGGCGCGTCGCCATCAATTACGCCTCCAACCGGCAGGCCGCGGAAGAGGTGGTGCGTGCGGTCGAGGCGGCGGGCAGCGCCGCAATCGCCGTCGAGGGAGACGTCGGTTCTGAAGCCGGCGTGAAGGCGATCTTCTCCGTGGTCGACTCCGCCTTCGGCCGCCTCGACGGGCTCGTCAACAATGCCGGCATCGTCGGTCCGCCACAACGCATCGACGAGATTTCGCCGGAACGGCTGGACCGCATGTTCCGTGTCAACGTGACCGGTTCCATCCGCTGCGCGGCGGAAGCGGTGCTCAGGATGTCGACGCGTCACGGCGGGCGCGGCGGTTCGATCGTCAATCTTTCCTCCATCGCGGCCGTGCTCGGCGCACCGGGGCAATATGTCGACTATGCCGCCGCAAAGGGCGCGATCGACACGTTCACCGTCGGCCTGGCGCGTGAAGTGGCGGCGGAGGGCATTCGCGTAAATGCGGTGCGCCCCGGCATTATCGATACGGACATTCACGCCTCCGGCGGATTGCCGGACCGCGCCCGCGACATGGCGCCCTCGATCCCTGTGCAACGCCCCGGCACGGCCGGCGAAGTTGCCGATGCAATTCTCTATCTCCTGTCGGATAAGGCGACCTATGTGACGGGGGCAATTCTCAACGTCAGCGGCGGTCGCTAG
- the lpdA gene encoding dihydrolipoyl dehydrogenase, which translates to MAYDLIVIGSGPGGYVCAIKAAQLGMKVAVVEKRSTYGGTCLNVGCIPSKAMLHASEMFHHAQHGLEALGVEVASAKLNLQKMMAHKDATVKSNVDGVSFLFKKNKIDGFQGLGKVLGQGKVSVTNDKGEEQVLEAKNIVIATGSEVAGIPGVEFEFDEKVILSSTGALELEKVPASMIVVGGGIIGLELGSVWARLGAKVTVVEFLDTILGGMDGEVGKQLHRMLTKQGIDIKLGAKVTGVAKPGSGARVTFEPVKGGESTTLDADVVLVATGRKPCTENMGLAKAGVVLDSRGRIEIDRHFQTSITGVYAIGDVVRGPMLAHKAEDEGVAVAEIIAGQAGHVNYDVIPSVVYTQPEVASVGKTEEELKAAGVAYKVGKFPFTANGRARAMLQTDGFVKILADKETDRVLGGHIVGFGAGEMIHEIAVLMEFGGSSEDLGRTCHGHPTMSEAVKEAALATFFKPIHM; encoded by the coding sequence ATGGCTTATGATCTCATCGTTATCGGAAGCGGCCCCGGCGGCTATGTCTGCGCCATCAAGGCGGCGCAGCTGGGCATGAAGGTTGCCGTGGTCGAAAAGCGCAGCACGTATGGCGGCACCTGCCTCAACGTCGGCTGCATTCCTTCCAAGGCGATGCTGCACGCTTCCGAGATGTTCCATCACGCGCAGCACGGCCTGGAGGCACTGGGCGTCGAAGTCGCAAGCGCGAAGCTCAACCTTCAGAAGATGATGGCCCACAAGGACGCGACCGTGAAGTCGAATGTCGACGGCGTCTCGTTCCTGTTCAAGAAGAACAAGATCGACGGCTTCCAGGGCCTGGGCAAGGTCCTGGGGCAGGGCAAGGTTTCCGTCACCAACGACAAGGGCGAGGAGCAGGTCCTCGAAGCAAAGAACATCGTGATCGCCACGGGCTCGGAGGTCGCCGGCATTCCGGGTGTCGAGTTCGAGTTCGACGAGAAGGTCATCCTCTCCTCGACCGGCGCTCTCGAGCTCGAAAAGGTGCCGGCGAGCATGATCGTCGTCGGCGGCGGCATCATCGGCCTCGAGCTCGGCTCGGTCTGGGCGCGCCTCGGCGCAAAGGTGACGGTGGTCGAATTCCTCGACACGATTCTCGGCGGCATGGACGGAGAGGTCGGCAAGCAGCTCCACCGGATGCTGACGAAGCAAGGCATCGACATCAAGCTCGGCGCCAAGGTGACAGGCGTTGCGAAGCCCGGCAGTGGCGCGAGAGTCACTTTCGAGCCGGTCAAGGGCGGCGAGTCGACCACGCTCGACGCGGACGTCGTACTGGTCGCGACCGGCCGCAAGCCCTGCACGGAGAATATGGGTCTCGCGAAGGCAGGTGTCGTGCTCGACTCGCGCGGCCGGATCGAGATCGATCGTCACTTCCAGACGAGCATCACCGGCGTCTACGCGATCGGCGACGTCGTGCGCGGTCCGATGCTGGCTCACAAGGCGGAGGACGAAGGCGTGGCCGTGGCGGAGATCATCGCGGGCCAGGCCGGTCACGTGAACTACGACGTCATTCCGAGCGTCGTCTACACCCAGCCGGAAGTGGCTTCGGTCGGCAAGACCGAGGAAGAACTCAAGGCCGCAGGCGTTGCTTACAAGGTCGGCAAGTTCCCCTTCACCGCCAATGGCCGCGCCCGCGCGATGCTCCAGACGGATGGTTTCGTCAAAATCTTGGCCGACAAGGAAACCGACCGCGTGCTCGGCGGCCATATCGTCGGCTTCGGTGCCGGCGAAATGATTCACGAGATCGCCGTGCTGATGGAATTCGGCGGTTCGTCGGAAGACCTCGGACGCACCTGCCATGGCCATCCCACCATGTCGGAAGCGGTCAAGGAAGCGGCGCTCGCCACCTTCTTCAAGCCGATCCACATGTGA
- a CDS encoding DUF2867 domain-containing protein — protein MRPRSVAAHLPNAILPEADWADRYELLILNEQLTAGEAARRMLGQLPAWVRAFLALRNRIVSPVGLKTAAPAADRGLIGFFPVLLDDKRKAVLGFDDRHLDFRIIVDVREGPADSQVVGVTTLVRRRNLFGRIYLALVTPFHKTIVPALLAGLNERR, from the coding sequence ATGAGACCGCGAAGCGTCGCCGCTCACCTTCCGAACGCGATATTGCCCGAAGCCGACTGGGCGGATCGCTACGAGCTTCTCATTTTGAATGAGCAACTGACGGCGGGCGAGGCGGCCCGGCGCATGCTTGGCCAACTGCCGGCCTGGGTCCGCGCCTTTCTGGCACTTCGAAACCGCATCGTGTCACCCGTCGGGCTGAAGACCGCTGCACCAGCCGCGGATCGCGGTCTGATCGGATTTTTTCCGGTTTTGCTCGATGACAAGCGCAAGGCCGTTCTCGGCTTCGACGACCGGCATTTGGATTTTCGCATTATCGTGGACGTCCGCGAAGGTCCGGCCGACAGCCAGGTGGTCGGCGTCACGACCCTGGTGCGTCGCCGAAATTTATTCGGCCGCATCTATCTCGCGCTTGTCACGCCGTTCCACAAGACAATCGTCCCAGCATTGTTGGCCGGGCTGAACGAACGGCGCTGA